A region of Nocardioides alkalitolerans DNA encodes the following proteins:
- a CDS encoding Lrp/AsnC ligand binding domain-containing protein — MITAIVFVNAEVDRIPEVAESIAALEGVSEVYSVTGQIDLIALVRVRQHDDIASVVADRLNKVEGVLATETHIAFRAYSRHDLESAFSLGLD, encoded by the coding sequence GTGATCACCGCCATCGTGTTCGTCAATGCCGAGGTCGACCGCATCCCGGAGGTCGCCGAGTCGATCGCCGCGCTCGAGGGGGTCAGCGAGGTCTACTCGGTCACGGGCCAGATCGACCTCATCGCCCTCGTCAGGGTGCGCCAGCACGACGACATCGCCTCCGTCGTCGCCGACCGGCTCAACAAGGTCGAGGGCGTCCTGGCGACCGAGACGCACATCGCCTTCCGGGCCTACTCGCGCCACGACCTCGAGTCGGCGTTCTCGCTCGGTCTCGACTGA
- a CDS encoding DEDD exonuclease domain-containing protein, whose protein sequence is MRHQHTRPATPRPAPGPGPQPGPRPTGRPRGESSRWEEQRGFDELGRLLRDVTFCVVDLETTGGSPAAGSKITEVGAVKVRGGEILGEFQTLVNPHEEIPAFITVLTGITTAMVVDAPTIDTVLPSFLEFAQGCVLVAHNAPFDVGFLQHFAREQQRPWPAFEVLDTARLARRVVTRDETPNCKLGSLAQLFGATTTPDHRALHDARATVDVLHGLIGRLGGLGVHTLEELQAFSSKVTTAQRRKRHLAEGLPHAPGVYLFVDAADRVLYVGTSKDLRTRVRSYFTASETRSRMGEMIQIAERVRTIECATPLEARVRELRLIAEHKPRYNRRSRFPEKTHFVKLTDEPWPRLSLVTRVLDDGATYLGPFGSRRGAEATVVALHETYPLRQCSGRMARVPNGTACALAEMGRCLSPCDGSVSPEEYDAVVGATRAALVADPTEVVERLGARMTTFAEQERFEEAGLHRDRLVALVRAAARTQRLVALTRLPELVAVHRGEDGRWAVHVVRHGRLAAAGVIPPGHDAQAYVATLRAGAETVRPAPGPVPAASAEETEAVLTWLEQPGVRLVDVDGAWTCPVAGAARHLWIGEAQHQARAAAAPFDDRRPLGTHHRPVR, encoded by the coding sequence ATGAGGCACCAGCACACCCGCCCCGCCACACCGCGCCCCGCTCCGGGGCCGGGGCCGCAGCCCGGTCCGCGCCCCACGGGGCGACCGCGGGGCGAGTCCTCCCGCTGGGAGGAGCAGCGCGGGTTCGACGAGCTGGGGCGCCTGCTGCGTGACGTCACCTTCTGCGTCGTCGACCTCGAGACGACCGGCGGCTCCCCGGCCGCAGGCTCGAAGATCACCGAGGTCGGGGCGGTCAAGGTGCGCGGCGGCGAGATCCTCGGCGAGTTCCAGACCCTGGTGAACCCCCACGAGGAGATCCCGGCCTTCATCACCGTGCTGACCGGCATCACGACCGCGATGGTCGTCGACGCCCCGACGATCGACACGGTGCTGCCCTCGTTCCTCGAGTTCGCCCAGGGCTGCGTGCTCGTCGCCCACAACGCGCCCTTCGACGTGGGGTTCCTCCAGCACTTCGCGCGCGAGCAGCAGCGGCCGTGGCCCGCGTTCGAGGTGCTCGACACCGCCCGCCTCGCCCGTCGCGTCGTGACGCGGGACGAGACGCCGAACTGCAAGCTCGGCTCGCTCGCGCAGCTGTTCGGCGCCACGACGACCCCCGACCACCGGGCGTTGCACGACGCGCGGGCGACGGTCGACGTGCTGCACGGCCTCATCGGTCGCCTCGGCGGGCTGGGCGTCCACACCCTGGAGGAGCTGCAGGCCTTCAGCTCGAAGGTGACCACGGCGCAGCGCCGCAAGCGCCACCTGGCGGAGGGCCTCCCCCACGCCCCGGGGGTCTACCTGTTCGTCGACGCCGCGGACCGGGTGCTCTATGTGGGCACCTCCAAGGACCTGCGCACCCGGGTGCGGTCCTACTTCACGGCCTCCGAGACCCGCTCGCGGATGGGCGAGATGATCCAGATCGCCGAGCGGGTGCGCACGATCGAGTGCGCGACGCCGTTGGAGGCGCGGGTGCGGGAGCTGCGCCTCATCGCGGAGCACAAGCCGCGCTACAACCGCCGCTCGAGGTTCCCCGAGAAGACCCACTTCGTGAAGCTCACCGACGAGCCCTGGCCGCGCCTCTCCCTGGTGACGCGGGTGCTCGACGACGGGGCGACCTACCTCGGTCCGTTCGGCTCCCGACGCGGCGCCGAGGCCACCGTGGTCGCGCTCCACGAGACCTACCCGCTGCGCCAGTGCTCCGGACGGATGGCCCGGGTCCCGAACGGCACGGCGTGCGCCCTCGCGGAGATGGGGCGCTGCCTGTCGCCGTGCGACGGGAGCGTGTCCCCGGAGGAGTACGACGCGGTGGTCGGCGCCACCCGCGCCGCCCTCGTCGCCGACCCCACCGAGGTGGTCGAGCGGCTGGGTGCCCGGATGACGACGTTCGCGGAGCAGGAGCGCTTCGAGGAGGCCGGCCTCCACCGCGACCGCCTCGTGGCGCTGGTCCGCGCGGCGGCCCGCACCCAGCGCCTGGTGGCGCTCACCCGGCTGCCCGAGCTCGTGGCCGTGCACCGCGGCGAGGACGGTCGCTGGGCCGTCCACGTCGTGCGGCACGGACGGCTGGCGGCGGCGGGCGTGATCCCGCCGGGCCACGACGCGCAGGCCTACGTCGCGACCCTCCGGGCCGGCGCCGAGACCGTGCGCCCGGCCCCGGGTCCGGTCCCGGCGGCCAGCGCGGAGGAGACCGAGGCCGTCCTGACGTGGCTCGAGCAGCCCGGGGTGCGGCTCGTCGACGTCGACGGCGCCTGGACCTGCCCCGTGGCGGGCGCCGCGCGCCACCTCTGGATCGGCGAGGCGCAGCACCAGGCCCGCGCCGCGGCGGCCCCGTTCGACGACCGGCGCCCCCTCGGCACCCACCACCGCCCGGTGCGCTGA